From Medicago truncatula cultivar Jemalong A17 chromosome 7, MtrunA17r5.0-ANR, whole genome shotgun sequence, a single genomic window includes:
- the LOC11418480 gene encoding oligopeptide transporter 5, with protein sequence MKKIISPLSSEYCMTVTTPLLAFEKEAECSSGGVTQNRVIEYAETDEYSIDDSPIEQVRLTVPITDDPSQPALTFRTWVLGLASCVLLAFMNQFLGYKTNPLKITSVSAQIITLPLGKLMAATLPIKTIQVPFTSLTFSLNPGSFSVKEHVLISIFATSGSSGVYAINIITIVKGFYHRNIHPIAAYLLALSTQILGYGWAGIFRRFLVDSPYMWWPEILVQVSLFRAFHEKEKRPKGGTSRLQFFFLVFVASFAYYIVPGYFFQAISTVSFFCLIWKDSITAQQIGSGMKGLGIGSFGLDWNTVAGFLGSPLAVPGFAIINIMAGFVLYMYVLIPIAYWNNVYDAKKFPLISSHTFDSTGATYNITRILNTKTFDIDMESYNNYSKIYLSVTFAFQYGLSFAALTATISHVVLFHGEMIVQMWKKTTTSLKNQLGDVHTRIMKKNYEQVPEWWFVAILILMVMMALLACEGFGKQLQLPWWGILLSLSIALVFTLPIGVIEATTSARTGLNVITELVIGFTYPGKPLANVAFKTYGHTSMVQALGFLGDFKLGHYMKIPPKSMFIVQLVGTVVSLSVHFGTAWWLLTSIENICDESLLPKGSPWTCPGDDAFYNASIIWGVVGPKRMFTNDGVYPGMNWFFLIGLIAPVPVWLLSIKFPNHKWIKLINIPIIIVGASTIPPRRSVNYITWGIVGMFFNFYVYRKFRVWWARHTYILSAGLDAGVAFMGLVLYFSLQSYGIFGPTWWGLEADHCPLARCPTAPGVYAEGCPVP encoded by the exons ATGAAGAAGATAATATCACCTCTCTCTTCAGAGTATTGCATGACAGTTACCACCCCTCTTCTTGCCTTTGAAAAG GAAGCTGAGTGTTCAAGTGGTGGAGTGACACAAAATAGGGTCATAGAGTATGCAGAGACAGATGAATATAGCATTGATGATTCTCCTATTGAGCAAGTGAGGCTAACAGTTCCAATCACTGATGACCCTTCACAGCCAGCACTTACTTTCCGGACATGGGTTCTAGGGTTAGCATCATGTGTGCTCCTTGCATTTATGAACCAATTTTTAGGATACAAAACCAACCCTTTGAAAATCACTTCTGTCTCAGCTCAGATTATTACCCTCCCACTTGGGAAACTTATGGCTGCAACACTTCCCATAAAAACAATTCAAGTCCCTTTCACAAGTTTGACTTTTTCGTTGAATCCAGGGTCATTCTCTGTGAAGGAACATGTTTTGATCAGCATCTTTGCTACCTCAGGATCTAGCGGTGTATATGCCATTAACATAATCACAATTGTTAAGGGTTTCTATCATAGGAACATCCATCCCATAGCGGCTTATTTGTTAGCGCTATCGACTCAGATACTTGGGTATGGATGGGCCGGGATTTTCAGAAGGTTCCTTGTTGATTCACCTTACATGTGGTGGCCTGAAATCCTTGTGCAAGTGTCTTTATTTAGGGCAtttcatgaaaaagaaaaaaggccTAAAGGAGGAACTTCTAGGCTGCAATTCTTTTTCTTAGTCTTTGTAGCTAGCTTTGCGTATTACATAGTTCCGGGCTATTTTTTTCAAGCAATATCAactgtttcttttttttgtttgatttggaaAGATTCAATCACTGCGCAACAGATTGGTTCAGGTATGAAAGGCCTCGGTATTGGTTCGTTTGGTCTCGACTGGAACACTGTTGCTGGCTTCTTAGGCAGTCCTTTGGCTGTGCCTGGCTTTGCTATCATCAACATAATGGCTGGATTTGTATTGTAtatgtatgttttgattccaaTTGCTTATTGGAACAATGTATATGATGCAAAAAAGTTTCCCCTCATTAGTTCTCACACATTTGACTCTACTGGTGCAACGTACAACATTACTCGGATTCTCAATACTAAAACCTTCGACATCGATATGGAAAGTTATAACAACTACAGCAAGATCTATCTGAGTGTCACATTTGCGTTCCAGTATGGATTGAGCTTTGCAGCTCTTACAGCGACAATTTCACACGTTGTCCTCTTCCACGGAGAAATGATTGTTCAGATGTGGAAGAAGACAACGACTTCACTAAAAAACCAACTTGGAGATGTCCATACAagaattatgaagaaaaactaTGAACAAGTCCCTGAGTGGTGGTTTGTCgccattttaattttaatggttATGATGGCCTTACTAGCCTGTGAAGGCTTCGGCAAGCAGCTCCAACTTCCATGGTGGGGAATCTTACTATCACTATCAATTGCATTAGTTTTCACCTTACCAATTGGTGTCATTGAAGCAACAACAAGCGCAAGAACAGGTCTTAATGTGATCACAGAGTTGGTAATTGGTTTCACCTATCCAGGAAAGCCACTAGCTAATGTAGCTTTCAAAACATATGGCCATACGAGCATGGTACAAGCACTTGGTTTTCTCGGTGACTTCAAATTAGGCCACTATATGAAAATTCCACCAAAATCAATGTTTATTGTGCAGCTAGTCGGCACTGTAGTTTCTTTGTCTGTCCACTTTGGAACAGCATGGTGGCTTCTAACATCTATAGAGAACATATGTGATGAATCGTTGTTGCCGAAAGGTAGTCCTTGGACGTGTCCTGGTGATGATGCATTTTACAATGCTTCCATTATATGGGGAGTTGTAGGGCCAAAGAGAATGTTTACCAATGACGGCGTTTATCCTGGGATGAATTGGTTTTTCCTTATTGGCCTAATTGCACCTGTACCGGTGTGGCTTCTTTCTATCAAATTTCCTAACCACAAGTGGATTAAACTTATCAACATTCCTATTATCATTGTAGGTGCATCTACTATTCCTCCCAGGAGATCTGTGAATTATATTACTTGGGGAATTGTTGGAATGTTTTTCAATTTCTATGTTTATAGAAAGTTCAGAGTTTGGTGGGCTAGACATACTTATATTCTCTCAGCTGGTTTAGATGCTGGAGTTGCTTTTATGGGTTTAGtactttatttttctcttcaatccTATGGTATTTTTGGTCCAACATGGTGGGGCCTTGAAGCAGATCACTGCCCTTTGGCTAGATGTCCTACAGCTCCAGGTGTATACGCTGAGGGTTGTCCTGTTCCCTGA
- the LOC11440436 gene encoding uncharacterized protein: protein MEPENIDWDNIDSTFIQDDTYENFDAPKWVDLSAASNEPLVDEDDQEIWFCTHDCKHPKISQDLLKPTTTTTTNSKVKLLRLASFSEILPFKDRNPRENPSAVKDCDKPKRPNCSRNMDEDNENTNPNFTVTNLVGGTNKLKKPLLRSKSNTKRDNLKELNDLKECPVRSNRRSKLKSTFSAQNLLGGREILSQITGFCSELKRLATRKGSTKKGVGNEKGSNSNGVLEELKEKSKGRKERIPLLVVKEGTHLE from the exons ATGGAACCAGAAAATATTGATTGGGACAACATCGATTCAACCTTCATTCAAGATGATACTTACGAGAACTTCGACGCGCCGAAATGGGTTGATCTCTCTGCAGCTTCCAATGAGCCTcttgttgatgaagatgatcaaGAAATCTGGTTTTGCACTCATG ATTGCAAACATCCCAAAATTTCTCAAGATCTTCTTAAACCCACAACTACAACCACGACCAATTCCAAG GTAAAGCTATTAAGATTGGCAAGCTTTTCTGAAATTCTTCCATTTAAGGACAGAAATCCAAG GGAAAATCCTTCAGCTGTTAAGGATTGTGACAAGCCTAAAAGACCCAATTGTTCAAGAAACATGGATGAAGACAATGAGAATACAAATCCAAACTTTACTGTAACAAATTTGGTTGGTGGGACCAACAAGCTAAAGAAGCCGTTGTTGAGGTCAAAGTCAAACACTAAAAGAGACAATTTGAAAGAGTTGAATGATTTAAAAGAATGTCCTGTAAGAAGTAACAGAAGATCAAAACTAAAGAGTACATTTTCAGCTCAAAATTTATTGGGTGGCAGGGAAATTCTGAGTCAAATCACAGGGTTTTGCTCTGAATTGAAGAGGCTAGCAACAAGGAAGGGTTCTACTAAGAAAGGAGTGGGGAATGAGAAGGGCTCAAATTCAAATGGGGTGTTAGAAGAGTTGAAGGAAAAGAGTAAGGGACGCAAGGAAAGGATACCCTTGCTTGTTGTCAAGGAAGGGACACACCTTGAGTAA
- the LOC11440429 gene encoding adenylosuccinate synthetase 2, chloroplastic, translating into MNISSLRLDSHAICTHQPQRPFAFHNRFPRNVVVCAAKPVAPPPTKLAAADSSLRRIESLSQVSGVLGCQWGDEGKGKLVDILAQHFQIVARCQGGANAGHTIYNAEGKKFALHLVPSGILNEDTLCVIGNGVVVHLPGLFQEIDNLESNGVSCKGRILISDRAHLLFDFHQTVDGLREAELSKSFIGTTKRGIGPCYSSKANRNGIRVGDLRYMETLPQKLDLLLSDAALRFKDFKYGPDVLREEVEKYKRYAERLEPYIADTVHVMNEAITQKKKVLVEGGQATMLDIDFGTYPFVTSSSPSAGGICTGLGIAPRVIGDLVGVVKAYTTRVGSGPFPTEILGPGGDLLRFAGQEFGTTTGRPRRCGWLDIVALSYSCQINGFSSLNLTKLDVLSDLDEIQLGVSYKHADGTPVQSFPSDLRLLEQLKVEYESLPGWKTDISSIRNYSDLPRAAQLYVERIEELVGVPIHYIGVGPGRDALIFK; encoded by the exons ATGAATATCTCATCGCTGCGTCTCGATTCTCACGCAATATGCACTCATCAACCTCAACGACCCTTCGCTTTCCATAATCGCTTCCCTCGAAACGTCGTCGTTTGTGCCGCAAAGCCAGTTGCACCACCTCCGACCAAACTCGCCGCCGCCGATTCTTCCCTCCGTCGAATCGAGTCGCTCAGCCAAGTCTCCGGCGTTTTGGGTTGTCAATGGGGTGACGAGGGTAAGGGGAAGCTAGTTGATATCTTAGCTCAACACTTCCAAATCGTTGCTCGCTGTCAG GGTGGAGCTAATGCTGGGCATACCATTTATAATGCTGAGGGGAAAAAGTTTGCCCTTCATCTTGTTCCTTCTGGTATCCTTAATGAGGATACACTGTGTGTTATTGGGAATGGTGTTGTAGTACACCTGCCGGGGCTGTTTCAAGAAATTGATAACTTGGAGTCAAATGGGGTCTCTTGCAAGGGAAGGATATTGATATCTGATAGAGCCCACCTATTGTTTGATTTCCACCAAACAGTGGATGGTCTGAGAGAAGCTGAGCTTTCTAAATCTTTCATTGGCACCACCAAGAGGGGCATTGGACCGTGCTACTCCAGCAAAGCTAACCGTAATGGGATTAGAGTTGGTGATTTGCGGTACATGGAGACTTTACCTCAGAAGCTTGATCTTTTGTTATCAGATGCAGCATTGAGGTTCAAAGATTTTAAGTATGGTCCAGACGTGCTCAGGGAAGAAGTTGAGAAATACAAGAGATATGCTGAAAGGTTGGAACCCTACATTGCCGATACTGTGCATGTCATGAATGAAGCTATCACACAAAAGAAGAAGGTCTTGGTTGAAGGAGGACAAGCAACCATGTTGGACATTGACTTTGGCACTTATCCCTTTGTTACTTCTTCTAGCCCATCAGCAGGCGGGATATGCACTGGTCTTGGTATTGCTCCAAGAGTAATTGGTGATTTAGTAGGAGTG GTGAAAGCTTACACTACAAGAGTTGGTTCTGGTCCTTTTCCAACTGAAATTTTGGGTCCAGGAGGTGATCTGCTCAGATTTGCTGGGCAGGAGTTTGGCACGACTACTGGCCGTCCTCGACGATGTGGTTGGTTGGATATAGTTGCCTTAAGTTACTCATGTCAGATCAACGGtttttcatcattgaatctCACGAAGTTGGATGTTTTGTCTGATCTTGATGAAATACAATTGGGTGTCTCCTATAAACATGCTGATGGCACCCCAGTCCAATCATTCCCGTCAGATCTCCGTCTTCTCGAGCAATTGAAG GTGGAATATGAATCACTTCCTGGATGGAAGACCGACATTTCTTCCATCAGAAACTATTCTGACCTTCCAAGAGCTGCCCAGTTGTATGTGGAAAGGATAGAAGAACTCGTTGGTGTCCCTATTCACTACATTGGTGTTGGGCCTGGACGTGATGCTCtcatattcaaataa